CAACGAAGGAACACATTCCCCCATTAACACCAGTGACAATGCTCTTTTaacatgtgcctgttgaatgggATGGGGATTCATAAAGTTCACTACTGAGAAAAAATAATGCAGTGAGTCTCATCATCACAGCCAATGTCCTTATACAATCTAGTTGTGAAATGAACGTTCATAACGCTTCACACAGTTTAAACCTGAAGTTCAATACCACACCTTCATGTCTGCACAGTCCTCAGTTGTCTGCAGTTTTTAAAACCATTCAAAGAACCATTGATGAAAACCACATTGATTTAAGGCTCCATTATGTAAGAGAGAGCCCTAAGCTAGATGGTTAAATATATGCTGTACTTGTACTGACAGCTATTATTTGATTTTCTCATGACTATTAAAAGTTGGTTCTCAGCAGAAAAACCTTTAAAGGCAATATCACCTCATTTGAGTTTTGACCCAGAAGTTCAACAACAATCATGAAGTCCACAGTCTTATTGGCAAAACTGATACACAGTGTCTCTAAGTCATTATGCTCAAGGCTAAGAGCGATGCATATTCCGTTTTTACATTTTACTGGAATTTTACATGTtcaattcatgatttttaaatctctagGTTTTCAATCCTCCAAACTGTCTGAAGACACAGTGTGCCACAGACTTAAGACTTCTGTTTCTCCCTCtattttcttcaaacagaaaCATTTCTCAAGTGTCTACATGTTCTAGAAGGGGAATTTTTCGGAGGTGGCCTCTTCTTCGGAATAGTCCGACGACATCAGGCCTCAGAagcaaagggaaggggaagaaaaaaaagctgaaaCACAAGGTTCATCTGGTAAGTTTTACATTAATCATTACAAGCTGCACGGTATaagaatgtgttttgttttgtttggctcaAAAAGTCTGAGTCTTGGTGTGGAAACGAGTACTTGGCTGTCCCACCACAGCTTTCTCGCAGTGGGACTGTCAGGGAAGTCTTGACTGGGGAGTATGATTTGTTTACCTATCAGGCGTAAACTTCCAGGCACTCAGTTCATTTTGGGCTTGTTCCAGTTTGTCTTTAGTCTGTTCCAGTTCGcctttcatttttaggaaaaacaaGTTGATCGCTGGGTCTACCATTGTTGATCTCAGTTGGGCAACACTCGGCTGCTGGACTTGCTTGAGGTACTGAATTTGAGTAGTACACTCTTGCATCTCTTGTTCCTTCGTTGCTAGTCGCATTACAAGGATGTTTTCCCTGCGTGCAGACTCCTGCTGCTGTTGCTTTAGTTTCTCTTCAGACTCCCTTAAACCAGTTACGTCATTTGAGTTAAGATCTGTGTACTTGCCCTCCAAAGCTTGAACGTAAGCTTCATATTGTTTCCATCTTAGAATTAACTCGTCTCTTGCCATAACTTTGAAGTCTGTTTCACTCAGTCGAACCTTTTTTGGAAGAGGTTCTTCGTTGGTCATCTTGAATCCGAGGAGTCGCCTCCTGGCCGCGGCCGcagccgcccgcccgcccgcccgcggcCGGCCCCGCCGGGACGGAAAAGACGAGAGAGGCCGGCCGTCCGCCTGACCCGAGCGGGGCCTCGAGCCGTAATGGAGCAGCTGCACCCCCGCGCCACGCCCCGGCCCTTCCCGGAGTGCGGCGCGCGCCCCGCGAAGTATTGAGTTTTTCATCTGagtatgcactttttaaaaattcttcccacCCTAGTCTAAGGGAATTCAGGAGAACTTTTTCAGCTCATAAAACCACCTGTGGTATCAAGGAGAGAAAATGGTCACAGTAAACAGACAGGTGACCATGACTTACCAAAGTCCTACAAGACAGATATTCCCTAGACAGCTATAAAACCTCTGTTATGTCATTTACCAGATTGGAAACTCAACTGCATTTTGTAATAAATGTTTCTAGGATATATCCAGCTGGGACTTTTTGTTACTCTCCTTGGTAAACTTAGGGTCAGGAAGGGAACAGGAGCCCTGCTTCTGTGTTCCCATTACCCACCACACTAAGCAGGGGAGGGAGAATATCAAACTCACTTGATTTCAATGTTTGACagataatgaaattgaaatacagGCATtggcaaataagaaaaaaaaaatacagacctATGGATTCtacaagaattattttaattaatgttattttaattcaGCCTAAGCAATTTGGGGACTTAAGTCGCCCATATTCACAGTGTGTTTGCTCCCTTAACTTGAGCCTCTTGGGTACACTAAGACCTGGGCCCCAGGGAAAGAGATTAGGACAGTCATGGATTCCACTTTCctcatttgcatttttacaaCTTCTTTCCATGGTAATTTTTAGAGGAGGAGGAGTTTCCTATGAAGAGCCCTGGGGGCTCAGCCACTGATTTCCTAAATATGAATATCTCAGAACTGGGAATCTCTCCTGTCTGCATGTGCCTGGTACTCTGCAGGGAATttgaataaacaagtaaaatgacTGAACTCCAATAGTGAGTATTCACACCAAGCTCCttgttttaaattagaaaataatctaaatgtttaataataatgtaaactatttaaataatgtaaatCATGCCCCTATAATGGAATCTTAATCTCTAAAATAATATGCTTGAGAAATATTTAGTAACATGGAAAACACACATGATATAAACTGAACAAAGTTTATTACTAAATACCATGTTCAGGATGaatccaattttgtttttaaaaatgcaaaaatatttgc
This portion of the Urocitellus parryii isolate mUroPar1 chromosome 14, mUroPar1.hap1, whole genome shotgun sequence genome encodes:
- the LOC113177922 gene encoding pre-mRNA-splicing regulator WTAP isoform X2 yields the protein MTNEEPLPKKVRLSETDFKVMARDELILRWKQYEAYVQALEGKYTDLNSNDVTGLRESEEKLKQQQQESARRENILVMRLATKEQEMQECTTQIQYLKQVQQPSVAQLRSTMVDPAINLFFLKMKGELEQTKDKLEQAQNELSAWKFTPDRGLMSSDYSEEEATSEKFPF